The DNA region TTAAACCGGCAGTTTGGCATTGCTCATACATCGCTTGAAATAGAAAAAGATTTTGGAGATTTTGATTCAAAAGGATTGTGGAAAAGAAGGTTAGATAAAGCATACAATTCGAATACAACAAAAAAGATAATTGAATTTATTGATGGTCCAACGGCATATGCTGAAAGAATGGCGAGTTTGTTTGGTATGCGTTCCGTTAAAGCATTGAGTTTGTTTAATCAGGTGGTAGGCGTAAAAGTTTTAGAAGATTTAGATGAGTTTATCAGAACAAATATGTTAGAGGAGCTAGATGCTGAAACAGAGTTTATTCAGTTGAAAGAAAGTTTTCTGACTTTAATGGATGCAAAAACAAACATTGAAAAAGCCAAGGAACAAATCAAACAATTAATGCCAATAAATGAGATTGCCCAAAAACTAACCAATATACAAGTTGATTTGGAGCAATTAGAAAAAACAAAAGAAACGTCAGTTTATTGGTTTGCAAAAAAAGGAGTTGAATTAGGCAAAAAGGAATTAGAAAAATGTAAGGAAGAATTGCATCGTCTTAATGATGAATTGGTTTTATTACGAAACAGAGAAGAAACACTGAAACAAGAAGAACGAGCGATTTCCATCTCTATTGAAAAAGACGAAGTTGGTAGTAAAATCAAGGATTTGGAAAAGGAAATTAAGCAGCTTGAGACAAGTAAAACATTGCGAAGTAAGAAGCTTGACGACTACAATAAAATAGCTCAAGGTGTTGATTTGCAAACAAATCCCAATGAAGATGCTTTTATTGCAAACCGTGATAAAGCCAAGCAGTTAAAACAAAACACTCAACAAAAAATTGAGGATGAAAGCGAAAACCTTCGCGCATTGAAAAACAAAGATGACGAATTAACAAAATCAACAGAGGAATTAGTAAGCACGATTCAAACTCTTCAAAAAAACAAAAACAATATCGCTGGACGAGAAGCGGAAATACGAGATGAGATTATTGCACAAATTGGAGCAAGCAAAGAAGAAATCCCGTTTATTGGCGAACTCATCAAAGTAAAAGAAGATGAAGTGAATTGGGAATCTTCCATCGAAAAAGTGCTTCACAATTTTGCTCTGCGATTGATTGTTCCGCCAAAATATTACTCCAAAGTAAACGAATATGTAAACAGCAATAATTTGAGAGGTAGAATTCGGTATGATAAGTATGAAGAAAACTATCTAAAAAATTTTCAGAACAAAAACATAAGCGATAAATCTATTGTAAATAAAATTGAAATTAAGCCCAGAACGCAATATTACGAATGGATTGAGGATTATTTACAAAATCAATTTGATTTTGTTTGTGTAGATAATCTCACAGAATTTGAACGCTATTCTGAAATGGCAATAACCCAAAGCGGACTGATAAAATTCAAAAAAGGGAAGCACGAAAAGGATGACCGTCCACATATCACGAAAAAAGAGAACTATGTTCTGGGTTGGGATAACAAAGAAAAAATTGCTGCATTAAAGAAAGAATTAACCAATCTGCAAAACCAGCAAACCGACAATAGGAAAGCTATTACAAATAAGAACAGTGAAATAAAAAATTTGGGAATATTCAGAGACGAATGCCATAGTCTGTTTTCAAAATTTGATAAATACGATGATATAAACTGGCAAATCTATGCTCAAGATATTCTTGAAAAAGAGAAACAGAAAACTGATTTAGAAAAAACCAACGACCGTGTAAAGAAATTGCAAGAACAGCTGAGCAAGGTTCAAGTGAATTTAAAACAAGTATCGGACGTTAGTATTTTCGATAAAAGTCAAGAGATTTTCAAAAAAGGAAAAGACATTGAAATCATTGAAGGAGAAATAGAAAGGAATGAAAAGACAATTCAGATTACAGGTATTACTGAAATTGTTGAGTTTGAAAACAACAATCTTGAAATTTTAAATATAGAATTTCCCAATATCAGGACAACACAATCTAATTTTCTAAAGGAATTATCAAGTAGAGAAACTGAACTAAAAAATCTAAAACAACAAAGCGAAAGAGAAGTAATTATTAAAATAAACACCTTTAAACAACCTTCAGAAGAAATTCTAAATAAATTTAAAGATTGGCGTTCTGATGTGAATTCATTGCCTGATTCTACCAATTTAGACTTAATCAGTGAATATCAAAGATTTTTAGAAAGATTAGAAAAAGACAATCTACCAAAATTTGAAAAGAAATTCAACGATTATTTGCAGGAAACCATTACCAACAAAGTGGGCGA from Williamwhitmania sp. includes:
- a CDS encoding SbcC/MukB-like Walker B domain-containing protein is translated as MEVFNWGTFDEKVFRINPQGNNSLLTGANASGKSTYIDALLTLMVPAKKDRFYNQSSGVDKKGNRTEETYVLGHYGNIQEEGKSSTSTQKLREKNTYSVILAHFKNTDLKQVTLFQVRWFSSSGELNRQFGIAHTSLEIEKDFGDFDSKGLWKRRLDKAYNSNTTKKIIEFIDGPTAYAERMASLFGMRSVKALSLFNQVVGVKVLEDLDEFIRTNMLEELDAETEFIQLKESFLTLMDAKTNIEKAKEQIKQLMPINEIAQKLTNIQVDLEQLEKTKETSVYWFAKKGVELGKKELEKCKEELHRLNDELVLLRNREETLKQEERAISISIEKDEVGSKIKDLEKEIKQLETSKTLRSKKLDDYNKIAQGVDLQTNPNEDAFIANRDKAKQLKQNTQQKIEDESENLRALKNKDDELTKSTEELVSTIQTLQKNKNNIAGREAEIRDEIIAQIGASKEEIPFIGELIKVKEDEVNWESSIEKVLHNFALRLIVPPKYYSKVNEYVNSNNLRGRIRYDKYEENYLKNFQNKNISDKSIVNKIEIKPRTQYYEWIEDYLQNQFDFVCVDNLTEFERYSEMAITQSGLIKFKKGKHEKDDRPHITKKENYVLGWDNKEKIAALKKELTNLQNQQTDNRKAITNKNSEIKNLGIFRDECHSLFSKFDKYDDINWQIYAQDILEKEKQKTDLEKTNDRVKKLQEQLSKVQVNLKQVSDVSIFDKSQEIFKKGKDIEIIEGEIERNEKTIQITGITEIVEFENNNLEILNIEFPNIRTTQSNFLKELSSRETELKNLKQQSEREVIIKINTFKQPSEEILNKFKDWRSDVNSLPDSTNLDLISEYQRFLERLEKDNLPKFEKKFNDYLQETITNKVGDFRMFFENWSDSIKENIKHLNDSLKDIDFKSKPQTYIQLVAPNKISDEVKEFRNLLEKAIPNIREVDASIDGRKNHFYNHIEPLISKLDKEEWRKKVMDVRFWFSYKAEEFYKENNQKFKTYEGMGAMSGGEKPQLTYTILCAAVAYQFGLTKEGLHSNSFRFIAIDESFTNQDGDKAKYLLELCKQLHLQFLVVTPTTNIDIVEPYISFVHFVERIEERHSWLYDMPIEQFKEEKANYLNQ